Proteins co-encoded in one Kutzneria chonburiensis genomic window:
- a CDS encoding IS481 family transposase, which produces MPHRNAPLTELGRLRLARCVVDDGWPLRPAADRFQVSVSTAQRWARRYRQLGAAGMVDRSSRPRTSPGRTPTRTERRIIKVRVLRRWGPARIAYLLGLNPATVHRVLRRYGLARLTHLDRATAHPIRRYERDAPGDLIHVDIKKLGNIPDGGGHRVHGRQIGGRNSQRTATATRSAYRNPLLGYGFLHNAIDDHSRLAYTEILPDETKETAAAFWQRAQTFFHTNGITVKRVLTDNGSCYRSRLRRDTLAAADITHKRTRPYRPQTNGKVERFNRTLLDEWAYARPYRSETERRQALPQWLHTYNHHRGHTALKGLPPASRVPNLTGQNT; this is translated from the coding sequence ATGCCCCACCGTAACGCACCCTTGACCGAGCTGGGCAGGCTGCGGCTGGCCCGCTGCGTCGTGGACGACGGTTGGCCACTGCGACCAGCGGCCGACCGGTTCCAGGTCTCGGTCAGCACCGCTCAACGCTGGGCGCGGCGCTACCGCCAACTCGGTGCCGCTGGCATGGTCGACCGGTCCTCCCGTCCTCGCACCAGCCCTGGCCGTACCCCTACCCGCACCGAACGCCGCATCATCAAGGTCCGCGTACTACGCCGCTGGGGACCGGCCCGCATCGCCTACCTGCTCGGCCTGAACCCGGCTACGGTGCACCGGGTGCTGCGTCGCTACGGCCTGGCTCGCCTGACGCATCTGGACCGCGCCACCGCGCACCCCATCCGCCGCTACGAACGCGACGCTCCCGGCGACCTGATCCACGTCGACATCAAAAAGCTGGGCAACATCCCCGACGGCGGCGGTCACCGGGTGCACGGCCGTCAGATCGGCGGCCGCAACAGCCAACGCACCGCCACCGCGACCCGCAGCGCCTACCGCAACCCCTTGCTAGGCTACGGATTCCTGCACAACGCGATCGATGATCACTCCCGTCTGGCCTACACCGAGATCCTGCCCGACGAGACCAAGGAAACCGCCGCCGCGTTCTGGCAGAGGGCGCAGACCTTCTTCCACACCAACGGAATCACCGTCAAACGGGTACTCACTGACAACGGGTCCTGCTACCGCTCACGACTCCGGCGCGACACCCTGGCCGCCGCAGACATCACCCACAAACGCACCCGCCCCTACCGGCCCCAGACCAACGGCAAAGTGGAACGATTCAACCGCACCCTGCTCGACGAATGGGCCTACGCCCGCCCCTACCGGTCCGAGACCGAACGCCGCCAGGCCCTGCCGCAGTGGCTACACACCTACAATCACCACCGCGGCCACACCGCGCTCAAGGGCCTACCCCCAGCCAGCCGCGTTCCCAACCTCACGGGTCAGAACACCTAG
- a CDS encoding DUF5919 domain-containing protein, translated as MAKANDRLRDALLRNGLNLEHVSNAIGVDPKTVERWITTGRTPYPRHRHTIASMVRETENYLWPDAVAPERKSEIAESEVVRVYPHRNSVPAELWDRLLSDASEHIDILVLAGLFLVERPTFAKEITRKANDGAKIRFLFGDPAAREVAKRSEEEQLGKGTVAARIRNALAFVRPLSAVADVQIRFHKTTLYNSVFRFDDEMVVNTHVYGFPGAHAPALHLRRLSSGDLFETYAESFETVWAAGKPAPSEEPSCRASTTTTTRTLPRPTASASP; from the coding sequence GTGGCGAAGGCGAACGACCGGCTACGAGACGCGCTGCTGCGCAACGGGCTGAATCTGGAGCACGTCTCGAACGCCATCGGCGTCGACCCGAAGACGGTGGAACGGTGGATCACCACCGGCCGCACGCCGTACCCGCGCCACCGTCACACCATCGCGTCGATGGTCCGCGAGACCGAGAACTACCTGTGGCCGGATGCCGTTGCGCCCGAACGGAAGTCCGAGATCGCCGAGTCCGAGGTCGTCCGGGTCTACCCGCATCGCAACTCGGTGCCGGCGGAGCTGTGGGACCGCCTGCTCAGCGACGCCAGCGAGCACATCGACATCCTTGTCCTCGCTGGACTGTTCCTCGTTGAGCGCCCGACCTTCGCCAAGGAGATCACGCGCAAGGCCAACGACGGAGCCAAGATCCGGTTCCTGTTCGGCGACCCAGCAGCGCGCGAAGTGGCCAAACGCAGCGAGGAGGAGCAGTTGGGCAAGGGCACTGTCGCCGCCCGTATCCGCAACGCGTTGGCCTTCGTCCGCCCGCTCTCCGCCGTCGCCGACGTCCAGATCAGGTTCCACAAGACCACGCTGTACAACTCCGTGTTCCGCTTCGACGACGAGATGGTCGTCAACACCCACGTGTACGGCTTCCCCGGAGCGCACGCGCCGGCCCTGCACCTACGGCGTCTGTCCTCGGGCGACTTGTTCGAGACCTATGCCGAGAGCTTCGAAACCGTCTGGGCCGCCGGCAAGCCCGCACCTTCTGAGGAGCCGAGTTGTCGCGCGTCGACCACTACAACGACCCGAACGCTCCCGAGGCCAACAGCATCCGCGTCGCCGTGA
- a CDS encoding NUDIX hydrolase — translation MSRVDHYNDPNAPEANSIRVAVSAFVLDDAGRLLMIRRTDNDLYAIPGGGQEVGETVAQAVVREVAEETGIDVEVTDLIGIYSNPAHVIAYDDGEVRQEFSLCFRATPTGGQPRTSSESSEVEWVTRERLDELNIHPSIRLRIGHGFEGRQAPYFT, via the coding sequence TTGTCGCGCGTCGACCACTACAACGACCCGAACGCTCCCGAGGCCAACAGCATCCGCGTCGCCGTGAGCGCCTTCGTCCTGGACGACGCCGGTCGCCTCTTGATGATTCGCCGCACCGACAACGACCTGTACGCCATCCCCGGCGGCGGCCAGGAGGTAGGCGAGACGGTCGCTCAGGCCGTGGTCCGCGAGGTCGCCGAGGAGACCGGCATCGACGTCGAAGTGACCGACCTGATCGGCATCTACTCCAACCCCGCCCACGTGATCGCCTACGACGACGGCGAAGTCCGACAGGAGTTCTCCCTCTGCTTCCGCGCCACCCCCACCGGCGGGCAGCCGCGCACAAGCAGCGAGTCCAGCGAAGTCGAATGGGTCACCCGCGAGCGCCTGGACGAGCTCAACATCCACCCGTCGATCCGCTTGCGCATCGGCCACGGCTTCGAGGGGCGCCAGGCCCCCTACTTCACCTGA
- a CDS encoding HD domain-containing protein, whose amino-acid sequence MLLSEWATDVARDRLAESLPRRWAHVQGVAEKARQAGGLFGEEGDLLVAAAVLHDIGYAPELAATRFHPLDGARYLRTTDAPARLVKLVANHSCAPLEAELRGLSAELAEFEDEKSALRDALWWADMTTTPDGKPTTVTDRVAEIQKRYGPEDIVSCFVRWAWPELLGAVERTEQRLADQVK is encoded by the coding sequence GTGCTGCTGAGCGAGTGGGCGACGGACGTGGCGCGTGATCGACTGGCGGAGTCACTGCCTCGGCGCTGGGCTCACGTGCAGGGGGTCGCGGAGAAGGCTCGGCAAGCCGGGGGGCTGTTCGGCGAGGAGGGGGACCTCCTGGTGGCGGCGGCGGTGCTGCACGACATCGGGTACGCCCCGGAGCTGGCGGCGACACGGTTTCATCCGCTGGACGGGGCGAGGTACCTGAGGACCACGGATGCGCCGGCGCGGTTGGTGAAGCTGGTGGCGAACCACTCGTGTGCGCCGCTTGAGGCGGAGCTGCGGGGGCTGTCGGCGGAGCTGGCGGAGTTCGAGGACGAGAAGTCGGCGCTGCGGGATGCGCTGTGGTGGGCGGACATGACGACGACGCCGGACGGGAAGCCGACGACGGTCACGGACAGGGTTGCGGAGATCCAGAAGCGCTACGGACCCGAAGACATCGTGTCGTGCTTCGTGCGGTGGGCGTGGCCGGAGCTGCTGGGCGCGGTCGAGCGGACGGAACAGCGACTGGCTGATCAGGTGAAGTAG